Proteins encoded together in one Impatiens glandulifera chromosome 1, dImpGla2.1, whole genome shotgun sequence window:
- the LOC124920762 gene encoding uncharacterized protein LOC124920762: MGQDNDYNIPWEYDTTSEIKENFARLERETDQRLTELADDLVGTTLGRVSELEKKNVGLEDELKALSAQVAELLHAKINADFAAVEADARAAKKVQDALDDEARKEKEAPRPSQITEEEEAERIRRAEAKFPGLAKKAAAQATKNAARLERKSQRLEGYATANKKKKETAASSIPAKRKRESSKKAQVADLLNVVTDTVIESIPDQATYIEEEAEVHLHRRPTKQRVSEPASQPQPAKKKWNKNLIACYDFSDSE; encoded by the exons ATGGGGCAGGATAATGAttacaatattccttgggaatat GATACGACCTCCGAGATAAAAGAGAACTTTGcccggcttgaaagagagaccgatcaacgattGACGGAGCTTGCTGACGacctggtcggcacaacactcgGACGGGTCTCCGAACTTGAGAAGAAGAATGTCGGTCTCGAGGACGAACTCAAGGCGCTTTCCGCACAAGTTGCCGAACTGCTCCATGCCAAGATAAATGCGGATTTCGCGGCTGTAGAGGCTGATGCTCGAGCGGCTAAGaaggtccaggatgcgctggacgatgaagcaagaaaagaaaaggagGCACCACGACCATCGCAAATTACCGAGGAAGAAGAGGCCGAGCGAATTCGAAGGGCAGAAGCTAAGTTCCCGGGACTTGCAAAGAAGGCAGCCGCTCAAGCTACGAAGAATGCTGCTCGGTTGGAAAGGAAAAGTCAGAGGCTAGAAGGCTATGCAACCGCtaacaaaaagaagaaggaaaccgcTGCTTCTTCGATACCGGCGAAACGGAAAAGAGAATCCTCGAAGAAAGCTCAAGTGGCCGACCTGCTGAATGTGGTAACTGACACGGTTATCGAGAGTATACCGGATCAGGCCACTTACATCGAAGAAGAAGCTGAAGTGCACCTACATCGGCGGCCCACAAAACAACGAGTCTCCGAACCGGCTAGTCAACCGCAACCAGCGAAGAAAAAGTGGAATAAGAATCTGATAGCCTGctatgacttctcggactcggaatag